The Desulfobaculum bizertense DSM 18034 genomic interval GGCGCCACTTGCAATCTGCTCTTTGGCAAGACGAAATGCTTCGGTGTACTGCCCCGCCTGCAATTCCGCAGTCAGGACCTTTTTCCCTGTCGGATTGATGCGCTCACCAATAACTTTGCTGCTCAGGTGCGGCGCAACGGCCACAGACTGGGAACGGGAAGTCACAACAAGGCAACTCGGCTCCGGGGCCTCTGGCAGGCTCCATGCACGATCGGCAAAGACACTACAGGCACAGCGAATGTGCTCTGGCGTTGTCCCGCAGCAACCGCCAACAGCTTTTGCGCCAGCTTCCACCAGTGGCTTAATCTGCTCGGCAAAGTCCTCCGGTCCAAGCCGGAAAACGGTCTGATCGCCTTCCAGCTCAGGAAGGCCAGCATTTGGCTCAACAAAAAACGGTGTACGCAGACGGGGAAGCATTGCCTCAACAACTTTGAGCATTCCCTCAGGTCCGGCGGAGCAGTTGGTACCAATAAGCTCAACGCCGAGGTTCTGCATGGTGTCAACATACGTGAGAGGTGTGGTCCCTGTCAGGCTGACACCCTCTTCAAACGTCATGGACACGGCGACAGGCAGATCACAGACCTCACGAGCGGCAATGACTGCGGCTCGACATTCAGCGAGGTCAAACTGAGTTTCCACAAGGATAAGGTCAGCCCCTCCCTGCACCAGTCCTGTTATCTGCTGCTTGAATGCCTGGACAAGCTCCCGGAAGTCATATTCACCAAGAGGCTTGCAAAATTTTCCTGTAGGACCAACATCACCAGCAACAAAGGCGTGATCTCCAGCTGCCTTTCTGGCAGCGGCGGCCATCTCGCGGTTAAAGTGGACAGGGTCGAGACTTGGGTCTAGCTTAAATGCCGTTCCGCCAAAGGTATTGGTCGTTACGACTTTTGCGCCAGCCTGAATGTAGTCCCGGTGAATACCGATCACAACTTCGGGGTTCGCAATACCAAAGGATTCCGGGGATTGCCCCGGCTGAAGGCCTCTGGCCTGCAAAAGCGTTCCCATGCCGCCATCAAAGGCGAACATACGGTTTTCTTTTAAAAAGCGACGGAAATCAGGCAAGGCTCTACTCCGGTTTTATGGATAGCTCACTGTTTATGAATTCCCCTTGTACCGCACATTGTGGGGCCTGTGGGGTTCGTGTTCAGTACTTAAAAACATTGAAAAGAACAAATAAAAACTCTATAGTTGACACATATTGAACCGGGTTTGACAGTTTTCACATAAGTGGGAGAAAACTCTTTGCTTTTTCACCGGCAGGCGCGCTGGCAACTTTGTTACGCGCTTTCGCTGGTTTTTCTTCTATGAACACGGGAGAGGATATTATCATCGACCCCAACGATATCAATGTTGACTCCGAGGAGCCACGGGGCGAGTGGGAACACCCTGACGATTTGCATGAGCACGTCCTCAATGAAGAGACACAAGAACTCCACGAAATTCATGATATAAACGACGCGCCCAAAGCCAAGAAAAAAGGCAAGGGCGAACTCATCCTGAAGCCTGCAAAATCCTCGGACATCGCCCCCCGCGACCCTCTGCGGATGTACCTCCGCGAAATCAGCCGTTTCCCCCTGCTTGAGCCTGACGAAGAAAAAGAACTCGCCAGACGGGTCAGGGACGAAGGAGATAACGAAGCGGCCTTCCGCATCGTGTCTTCACACTTGCGCCTTGTCGTCAAGATTGCAATGGACTTTCAGCGCCGCTGGATGCAAAACGTTCTCGACCTCATTCAGGAAGGAAACGTTGGGCTTATGCGCGCTGTCCAAAAGTTCGACCCTGACAAGGGTATCAAATTTTCATATTACGCTGCTTTCTGGGTCAAGGCGTATATTCTCAAGTTCATTATGGACAACTGGCGGCTGGTCAAAATCGGCACCACACAGACCCAGCGTAAGCTTTTTTATAACCTGAACAAGGAACGGCAGCGCCTCCAGCGACTCGGGTTTGACCCCGACCCCGCAACCCTGTCCAAAAACCTTGGCGTCTCAGAAGAGGTCGTCATCGAAATGGACCAGCGCCTTGCCCGGCAAGACATGTCGCTCAACGCTCCGCTCAGCACCGACGACAGTGGCAGTGCCACCCGAATGGACTTTTTGCCCGCGCTCGAACCGGGCGTCGAGGACAATGTCGCTCAGGACGAAATTTCTCTGATGATACGGGAGCACATCAAGGCCATTCTGCCCAAGCTCAATGAGAAAGAGCAGGATATTTTGAATCAGCGCCTCCTGTCCGATAATCCCGTGACCCTACGGGAAATCGGCGAAAAATATGGCATTACCCGGGAACGGGTTCGACAGATTGAGGCCCGCCTGCTGCAAAAACTCAAAAAGCACATGGCGGAGCACATCGCAGACTTTTCAGACGAATGGATTCATACGGATGAATGACAGCACTCTTCGAAAGATGAAAAATGAGGCCAAGGCAGTAACGGCACAGTATACTCTTCCCCGGTTCTACCGGGACTGTTCCTCTGAGCTGAATTTCTGTTCCAGAAGCTTCTTCGACCACCCTGATCTGCTTCGCCTTCAGGGAGACGTAATTCCTTTTCTGTACGATGACGCCAGCTATGGGGTCTATCACGCCAAAAAAAGTGCCATCGAAGCAGGAGCAATCATCCTGCACGAAGCACCAGAAAACGACATCGCACACCATCGCCACCTCGCCTATCTTGCCCAGTTCAGCGGGCTTTTGCATGGCACATGCAGGCTGGAGCAGGAGCACGGAGAAAAAGGCGCAGAAGTCGCACTGATGGTACTCAAAGAATACGAGATCAGTGATGAAGATCGAGATCTTGTCGCCTTTGCCATCCGCGATCACAGACCTTTTGAACCCCGCCTCCCTGCCCCAAACAAGGACGCAGAGATCATTGCAAACGCGCTGTACGACGCAGTCAATTTCCGCTGGGGACTCGACCTCTACTCAACAACCCTGTGGGAATTCTCCGACTACAACGAGCTTGAGTTTGACGAAGCGCTGGCTCTTTTTGAAAAGAGCGGAGAAATCATCAAAAAACTTGATGACACATTCCGGTCCAGTACAGGCAAACTGTATGGTCCCGAATTTCTTGAAATCGGCACCAAGCTTGTCACAGAAATCCCTGCTCACCTAAACGAAAAGAAACGGGACATTCTGAGTCTTTAAAATACCCATTGGGGCGTGTCCTTTGCGGATGCGCCCCAATTCCAGTATTCTGTATTTTACTCCCACAATCGCACTTTGTGATGGTGGTATTTCTTCGCCAACTGCATGAGGAATATCCTTTCAAAACGGAGACAGATGCCTATCATGCCCCGATTTGCCTCGCCACTTGCAAGCGCCGCACTCACTGCCCTGCTCTGCTCCTGCGTCCAATCCCAACCAACTCAGGCTGTTGCGCCCGCCCCCCAGCAAAAAATTCAGTGGGATCTGACTGGTGCCGCTGATTCTACGTTTCAGTATCTCCGTTTTCAGAGTGCCCTTATGCAGGAAGACCCGCAGGAATCCGAAAGCGCACTGGAAACCCTGCTTAAAGGTCCACATAGCCCCCAGCTTTTTCTGGAGGGTGCCAATTTTTACTGGCGACGCAACGACATTGGTCGCACTCGCGAAGTCCTGAAACAGGGCATTGCCGAATTTCCAGACAGTCTGGACCTCGTTTTGTCCCTGTCTACGACTTACTACGCAGAAAAGCGCTACCCGGATGCCATTCTGACCATTCAGGAATTTTTACGCGACCACCCGAAAGAATGGATAGCCTACCGTGAAATGGCGGTTATCTATCTTGCCGATGGAAAAAGTCCTGAAGCACTCGAAGCCATCCAGAAAATTCCTCACGACAAGCAGACCGCAACAAGTCTGTATTACGGTGCCCGGGCTTCTGCCGGACTGGGAAAAACCCGGCAGGCAGAAAACATGCTGCACCGCGCGCTCAAGCTTGACCCTGACTTTTTGGACGCCCTGTCTGAACTGGCGGTTCTGTACGAACGCGAAAAGAATTTCGTTGCCGCCGAAAAGACCTATGGAAAACTGCTTGAAAAAGGCGTGTCTGAAAAAGACGTTCGCCTGCGCCTCATTGGCCTGAACCTCAAGATGAACACCCCTGACAAGGCTCTTGTCATCTTCCAGCAGGGACCAGCCACTGACACCCAGTATGCACTGGAAGCAGCAACACTTTTCCTTGAAGAAAAATTTTACGATCACGCCAAAACGGTTCTCGCACCGCTTCAGAAAGTCAAAGGAACCCCACAGCGCCTATGGTTTTACATGGCGGTTCTGGCCTACGAGGGAGACCGCAATTCCCAGAAGGCTCTGGACTACCTTGAGCGAATCCCTGAGGACTCCCCTCTGTATGAACGCTCGGTTCGTTTCCGTGTTCAGCTTTTGATTGAGCTAAACCGCAAGGATAAGGCCCTGTATCTGATTCGACAGCAGAAGCAGGAGAACCCGGACATTCGTCCATACTGGACTCTGGAAGCGCACCTTCTTGAGAGCGCAGGCCGACACCGTGCCGCGCGCCGGGTTTTGGAACAGGCCATTACCAAGTGGCCTGACGACACAGAACTGCTGTACGCCCTTGGCGTGATTTATGACAAACTCCAGCTTTCTCAGCGAAGCCGGGAAATCATGGACCAAATTATCCTCAAGGACCCAGAACATGCTGATGCCCTGAACTTCCTTGGGTACAGTCTTGTTGAACAGAACAAGGATCTGGAACGGGCAGAGGTGCTCATCAAAAAAGCCCTCTCCATTGATCCTGAAAACGGATATATTATTGACTCACTGGCCTGGCTCTATCTGCGCATCGGGCAGTTTGAAAAAGCATGGGAGCAGATTCAGCGTGCGGTGGACCGGGTGACCGACGACGCGACCCTCTGGGAACACTACGGCGACATCGCCCGCTCACTAGGAAACAAAGACAAGGCCCGCGAAGGCTACTCCAACGCACTGGAACTCGCTCCAAACAACTCAAGCGTACAGGAAAAACTTAAGGCCTTATGAAAATACACTGTCTCGGCCCGAAGAAGCTTCTTCGGGCCGCTTTTCTGCTCTGTATAGGCGTCTTTCTGCTCGCTGGCTGTGCACAAAAAGCACCCCAGACTCCTCTGGTTGGACCTGGCCTAAATGCCGAGGCGCTCTGGTCACAGTTTACACAAACTCACGCCAAAAATTTTGTTCCAAAGACACTCGACGCCACCGCAAGTCTCCAGTACAAAGGGCGTCGAGCAGGACGGGTCAACGTCCGGTTTTGGGGAGATTTTTCCCGACCACTGCGTCTTGACCTCTCTGCTGGATTTGGCACCACAGTTGCCCTTGTTCGCGAAGATGCATCCCGTCTCGTCTGCTACTACCCACAGGACAAACTTGCGCTCTACTCGCATACAGGCCCACAGGCAGCTTTAGACGCTGGACTTCCCCTGCCTTTCACTCTTCAGGATCTTGCTCTGCTCATGGCTGGTGCATACCCCAGCCTTGCCGCACAAAAGTATTCCAGGGCCGATATTCAGCCCAATGGAAACTGGAAATATTTCTTTAGTCATGGAACTGTCGCAAGCATTACACTTGACTCCATAGGCCAACCTGTGGAACTCACCGGGCAGCACAAAACTCTGGGCTGGACCCTTCTTCTTGGGCGGTATACAGACGAAGAGGGTCAAAGTCCTCGTCCCAAAAAGCTCGAACTTCGCCTTTCTACCGGTGATATTGCGATTTTACGGACTAAAAATTTCTCGCTTGATTCCACACAGTGGAATGCCAAAGCCCTTGCTCTGGAGCTTCCTCCAGAGACGCTTCTGCGGCCTATGGATTCTCGTCTGCAACCTGAAAATTGACCTGCAAGGAAGTATGACTATGCCTCAATCCGACAAAACATCCGAGCACTCTGCCTCCGGACTTTTTGATACACTCAGGACTGGCCTTTCCGTCCTCGGCGACGAACTGAAATGGATATGCATCAAAGCTCTGCGCTCCATCGAAATCCGCCAGATGGAAAAACGCCTCGAAAAAGAGTACACCGCCCTCGGAAAGGCGATGCACAGTGAGCTTTCTCCTGAAAAGGCTTCGGATGCTGAGGCCACACAGACTGTCGCCATCAGCTCCGACATGACTCTCTGCCTCAAGCAGATCGAGTTCCTTCAGGAAGAAATTGCGTTCTTGCGCAAGGAATGCTCCAAAAAACGAGAGTCTCTCGTTAGCGAAAGAATTTCCAAAATGAATTCCTAGGCTCTGGCCAACGGACTTCGTAAACCCTTAAACCATTTTCCCAAAGGGTGGCAAAATGTCACAGAAAACGGTCGCCATCGGCTCCGACCACGCTGGCTATGCACTGAAGGTAGTGCTCATCAAGCATCTTGAAGAACGCGGCTATGCAGTCAAGGACGTTGGTCCTTTTGACACCTGCAGTGTCGACTACCCCATCTATGCAAAAAAGCTCTGCCAGCACGTGCTGGAAGAAGGCTGCCCCGGCGTGCTCATCTGCGGCACCGGCATTGGCATGTCCATGACCGCGAACCACATCCCCGGTATCCGCGCAGCTCTGTGCACCAACAGCTTTCACGCTCGCATGACCCGTATGCACAATGATGCAAACGTCCTCTGCCTTGGTGAACGCGTTACCGGTCCCGGCGTGGCAGTGGAACTGCTCGACATTTTCCTCGACACTGAGTTTGAAGGTGGACGCCATCTGCGCCGCATCGAACTCATCGAGAACGACAAGTAAACATTTCTGTTAGAGGGTCGCTCCCCTCTTTTCATTCAAGCCCGCAATCGCGGCGCAAAGGAATTTGACCACCATGAAATCTCAGGTGAACCCCGAAATGGACGCCAAAGCAGTTAACGTGCTCAAGGCGCTTGTCATGGACGCCACCCGCAAGGCTAACTCCGGCCATCCCGGCGGCCCCATGTCTTCTGCAGATATGACCTACATCCTGTTCAAGGATTTCCTTCGCTTTGACCCCAGCAATCCTAACTGGTTCAACCGCGATCGCTTCATCCTTTCCGCAGGTCACGAATCTTCCCTCCTGTACGGTCTGCTGCACTTCTGTGACTACCTGAGCGTTGAAGACCTCAAGGGCTTCCGCCAGTTCGGTAGCCGCACCCCCGGCCATCCCGAAATCGAAATTCCCGGTGTCGAAGTAACCACCGGTCCTCTTGGTCAGGGCTTTGCCATGGGCGTTGGTGAAGCTGTTGCAGAAGCTCTGCTTCGCAACAAGCTCGGCAAAGACGTTCAGGATCATTATTCCTACGTTCTCGCTTCTGACGGTGACTTCCAGGAGCCTATCGCTCTTGGCGCAGCTTCCCTCGCAGGCCTCTGGGGCCTCGGTAAGCTCATCGTGATGTACGACAAGAACGACGTCCAGCTCGCTGGTCCGACTTCCCGTTGCGACTGTATCGACTACGTTAAGGTTTTCGAGGGCATGTGTTGGCAGGTTCTCGAAATCAACGGTCACAACCATGAAGAAATTCGCGAAGCTGTCAAAAAAGCACAGCTTGACCCCCGCCCCACTCTCATCATCGGCCACACCGTGATGGCAAAAGGCACCGCAACCCGCGAAGGCGACCACGAGACTCACGGTGCTCCGCTTCCGCCAGAAGAAATTGCTGCAACCAAGGAAAAATGGGGACTCGATCCTCAGGCCGACTTCCAGGTGCCTGAAGACGTTCTGGTTCACTTCCGCAGCGAATTCGGCGAATACGAAGCTACCGCAGCACAGTGGCATCGCCAGCTCGTCCAGCGCATCGAATCCGACGCTGATTTCGAAGCTCTTTGGAAGCAGGTCAGCGAACCTCGCTCCGGCCTCTCTTTCGAGCTTCCTGAGTTCGAAGACGGAAGCTCCGTTGCGACCCGTAAGGCTTGGGGTGCATGCCTCAACGCTATCACCGACCAGCTCCCCCTGCTCGCAGGCGGCTCCGCTGACCTCGACCCCTCCAACCAGACTGCAAAGTTCCGCGAAACTGTCGGCGTGTTCTGCAAAGACGACCACAGCAAGCGTAACCTGTCCTTTGGTGTTCGTGAGTTCCCCATGGCCGCTATCCTTAACGGTATGGCTGCACACGGTGGCGTCGTTCCCTTTGGCGCAACCTTCCTCGTCTTCTCCGACTACGAGAGAAATGCCCTCAGAATGTCCGCCCTGCAGAAGCTCCCAGTCCTGCACGTCTTTACGCACGACTCTTTCTACGTTGGCGAAGACGGCCCGACTCACCAGCCCATCGAGCATGCTAGCTCTCTGCGCCTGATCCCCGACCTGAATGTTTTCCGCCCCGCAGACGCATACGAA includes:
- a CDS encoding sigma-70 family RNA polymerase sigma factor — translated: MNTGEDIIIDPNDINVDSEEPRGEWEHPDDLHEHVLNEETQELHEIHDINDAPKAKKKGKGELILKPAKSSDIAPRDPLRMYLREISRFPLLEPDEEKELARRVRDEGDNEAAFRIVSSHLRLVVKIAMDFQRRWMQNVLDLIQEGNVGLMRAVQKFDPDKGIKFSYYAAFWVKAYILKFIMDNWRLVKIGTTQTQRKLFYNLNKERQRLQRLGFDPDPATLSKNLGVSEEVVIEMDQRLARQDMSLNAPLSTDDSGSATRMDFLPALEPGVEDNVAQDEISLMIREHIKAILPKLNEKEQDILNQRLLSDNPVTLREIGEKYGITRERVRQIEARLLQKLKKHMAEHIADFSDEWIHTDE
- a CDS encoding tetratricopeptide repeat protein, whose product is MPRFASPLASAALTALLCSCVQSQPTQAVAPAPQQKIQWDLTGAADSTFQYLRFQSALMQEDPQESESALETLLKGPHSPQLFLEGANFYWRRNDIGRTREVLKQGIAEFPDSLDLVLSLSTTYYAEKRYPDAILTIQEFLRDHPKEWIAYREMAVIYLADGKSPEALEAIQKIPHDKQTATSLYYGARASAGLGKTRQAENMLHRALKLDPDFLDALSELAVLYEREKNFVAAEKTYGKLLEKGVSEKDVRLRLIGLNLKMNTPDKALVIFQQGPATDTQYALEAATLFLEEKFYDHAKTVLAPLQKVKGTPQRLWFYMAVLAYEGDRNSQKALDYLERIPEDSPLYERSVRFRVQLLIELNRKDKALYLIRQQKQENPDIRPYWTLEAHLLESAGRHRAARRVLEQAITKWPDDTELLYALGVIYDKLQLSQRSREIMDQIILKDPEHADALNFLGYSLVEQNKDLERAEVLIKKALSIDPENGYIIDSLAWLYLRIGQFEKAWEQIQRAVDRVTDDATLWEHYGDIARSLGNKDKAREGYSNALELAPNNSSVQEKLKAL
- the rpiB gene encoding ribose 5-phosphate isomerase B produces the protein MSQKTVAIGSDHAGYALKVVLIKHLEERGYAVKDVGPFDTCSVDYPIYAKKLCQHVLEEGCPGVLICGTGIGMSMTANHIPGIRAALCTNSFHARMTRMHNDANVLCLGERVTGPGVAVELLDIFLDTEFEGGRHLRRIELIENDK
- the tkt gene encoding transketolase gives rise to the protein MKSQVNPEMDAKAVNVLKALVMDATRKANSGHPGGPMSSADMTYILFKDFLRFDPSNPNWFNRDRFILSAGHESSLLYGLLHFCDYLSVEDLKGFRQFGSRTPGHPEIEIPGVEVTTGPLGQGFAMGVGEAVAEALLRNKLGKDVQDHYSYVLASDGDFQEPIALGAASLAGLWGLGKLIVMYDKNDVQLAGPTSRCDCIDYVKVFEGMCWQVLEINGHNHEEIREAVKKAQLDPRPTLIIGHTVMAKGTATREGDHETHGAPLPPEEIAATKEKWGLDPQADFQVPEDVLVHFRSEFGEYEATAAQWHRQLVQRIESDADFEALWKQVSEPRSGLSFELPEFEDGSSVATRKAWGACLNAITDQLPLLAGGSADLDPSNQTAKFRETVGVFCKDDHSKRNLSFGVREFPMAAILNGMAAHGGVVPFGATFLVFSDYERNALRMSALQKLPVLHVFTHDSFYVGEDGPTHQPIEHASSLRLIPDLNVFRPADAYETRACLEMAIKEDEHPSCLLLTRQGLPVLAPASFPSVVDGPSKGGYILKDAEGEAEITIIASGSEVSLALDTAAQLAPRKVRVVSVPCMDIFDAQSDEYKKSVLGNGLRVAVEAGASGLWYKYTGLDGIVFGLDHFGASAPAGELAKEYGFTPENLTRIITEKLG